From a single Solanum dulcamara chromosome 4, daSolDulc1.2, whole genome shotgun sequence genomic region:
- the LOC129885456 gene encoding transcription termination factor MTEF1, chloroplastic, producing MWSHVKNRQCRYMWLKEAMFLCSSIPTKNIFISATNIHFFSSPNPPLLLRFHTSHRENLRYLKSLGIIKPGTKTYKTTPSPESLSQILSTVNFLNSQGFSQADISRIALVCDHVFSSEFNVESVVDFFKSDLAATPEETRGLILRCPQILESNVPFCLRPTLLYLRELEIGNLNLPTNLNAHLLNTRVDKLQEKVRFLQGIGFSYEESAKFCARFPAIFGYSIEHNLWPKYEYLVEYMRRDLEELKQFPQYFAFSLRNRIVPRHLHLKERNVLIPLKRMLLWSDQRFYAKWK from the coding sequence ATGTGGAGCCACGTGAAAAATAGACAATGTAGATACATGTGGCTAAAAGAAGCTATGTTTCTTTGCTCTTCTATCCCAACAAAAAACATCTTCATCTCTGCCACAAATATCCACTTTTTTTCATCTCCAAATCCTCCTCTCCTCCTCAGATTTCATACTTCTCACCGTGAAAATCTTCGTTATCTAAAATCTCTTGGCATTATCAAGCCTGGTACCAAAACCTACAAAACAACCCCATCCCCAGAATCCCTTTCCCAAATTTTATCCACTGTGAACTTCCTCAATTCCCAAGGCTTTTCCCAAGCTGATATATCGAGAATTGCTCTTGTTTGTGACCATGTATTTTCTTCTGAATTTAATGTTGAATCTGTAGTTGATTTCTTCAAGTCTGATTTAGCTGCAACCCCAGAAGAAACTCGAGGTTTAATTCTTCGATGTCCTCAAATTCTTGAATCCAATGTCCCATTCTGTTTGAGACCAACACTGCTTTATCTTAGAGAACTGGAAATTGGAAATTTGAACTTGCCAACAAACTTAAATGCTCATCTTCTCAATACCCGAGTGGATAAATTGCAAGAAAAAGTTAGATTTTTGCAGGGAATTGGGTTTTCCTATGAAGAATCAGCCAAGTTTTGTGCTAGATTTCCTGCTATATTTGGTTACAGCATTGAACACAACTTATGGCCTAAGTATGAGTATTTGGTTGAGTATATGAGGAGGGATCTTGAGGAACTAAAACAATTTCCTCAGTACTTCGCTTTCAGCCTTAGAAACCGGATTGTTCCTAGACATTTGCATCTCAAGGAAAGAAATGTTCTAATTCCCTTGAAAAGAATGTTGTTGTGGAGTGATCAAAGATTTTATGCTAAATGGAAATga
- the LOC129885454 gene encoding coatomer subunit gamma produces the protein MAQPLVKKDDDRDDEMDYSPFMGIEKGAVLQEARVFNDPQLDARRCSQVITKLLYLLNQGEAFTKVEATEVFFSVTKLFQSKDIGLRRMVYLIIKELSPSADEVIIVTSSLMKDMNSRTDMYRANAIRVLCRITDGTLLTQIERYLKQAIVDKNPVVASAALVSGIHLLQTNPEIVKRWSNEVQEAVQSRAALVQFHALALLHQIRQNDRLAVSKLVTSLTKGSVRSPLAQCLLIRYTSQVIRESGISQTGDRPFYDYLESCLRHKAEMVIFEAARAITELNGVTTRELTPAITVLQLFLSSSKPVLRFAAVRTLNKVAMTHPMAVTNCNIDMESLISDQNRSIATLAITTLLKTGNESSIDRLMKQITNFMSDIADEFKIVVVEAIRSLCLKFPLKYRSLMNFLSNILREEGGFEYKKAIVDSIVILIRDIPDAKEGGLLHLCEFIEDCEFTYLSTQILHFLGNEGPKTSDPSKYIRYIYNRVILENATVRASAVSTLAKFGALVDSLKPRIFVLLKRCLFDSDDEVRDRATLYLNTLGGDGAVVETDEEVKEFLFGSLDVPLTNLETSLKNYEPSEEPFDIHSVPKEVKSQPLAEKKAPGKKPTGLSAPPVAPTSTVDAYERLLSSIPEFASYGKLFKSSAPVELTEAETEYAVNVVKHVFDSHIVFQYNCTNTIPEQLLLNVSVIVDASEAEEFSEVASKPLKSLPYDTPGQTFVAFERPEGVPAVGKFSNTLRFIVKEVDPSTGEAEDDGVEDEYQLEDLEVVSADYMLKVGVSNFRNAWESLGADCEKVDEYGLGPMEGLTEAVNAVISLLGMQPCEGTEVVPSNSRSHTCLLSGLYIGNVKVLVRLSFGVGGPKEVAMKLAVRSEDISVSDAIHEIVASG, from the exons ATGGCTCAACCTCTAGTGAAGAAGGATGACGATCGCGATGACGAAA TGGACTATTCCCCGTTTATGGGGATTGAGAAGGGTGCTGTTCTTCAGGAAGCTAGGGTTTTCAATGATCCTCAATTGGATGCAAGAAGATGCTCACAG GTCATTACAAAGCTTTTGTATCTTCTGAATCAGGGCGAGGCGTTTACAAAG GTTGAGGCTACAGAAGTCTTCTTTTCTGTCACAAAACTCTTTCAGTCAAAGGATATTGGTCTCAGGAGAATGGTGTATCTGATAATTAAAGAGCTTTCTCCCTCCGCAGACGAG GTTATCATTGTTACGAGCTCTCTTATGAAGGACATGAACAGCAGAACTGATATGTATCGGGCAAATGCTATTCGTGTCCTTTGTCGAATCACGGATGGGACACTTCTCACCCAAATAGAGAGATACTTGAAACAAGCCATTGTTGACAAAAATCCTGTTGTTGCAAGTGCTGCCCTTGTGAGTGGAATCCATTTGCTTCAG ACAAATCCAGAAATTGTGAAAAGATGGAGTAATGAGGTACAAGAAGCTGTTCAATCAAGGGCAGCTCTTGTTCAGTTCCATGCACTGGCCCTGTTGCACCAG ATTCGGCAAAATGACCGTTTAGCTGTTAGCAAGCTAGTTACCAGTTTGACAAAAGGGAGTGTCCGCTCGCCTCTAGCTCAATGCCTTTTGATTCGCTATACTAGTCAG GTTATAAGAGAATCTGGCATTAGTCAAACAGGAGATCGGCCATTCTATGACTATTTAGAGAGTTGTCTTCGTCACAAAGCGGAAATGGTTATTTTTGAAGCAGCTAGGGCAATCACAGAGCTTAACGGTGTGACTACTCGAGAATTAACTCCTGCTATTACTGTTCTACAGCTCTTTTTAAGCTCTTCTAAGCCAGTTCTTAGGTTTGCTGCTGTCCGCACTTTGAACAAG GTGGCAATGACACATCCTATGGCTGTGACTAATTGCAACATTGATATGGAGAGTCTGATTTctgatcaaaataggagcattGCAACTCTGGCTATCACAACTCTACTCAAGACCGGGAATGAATCTAGCATTGATCGTCTAATGAAGCAGATCACTAACTTCATGTCTGACATTGCTGATGAGTTTAAAATAGTGGTGGTTGAAGCCATTAGATCATTGTGTTTGAAGTTCCCGCTTAAGTACAGATCATT GATGAATTTCTTGAGCAATATTTTGAGGGAAGAAGGTGGATTTGAGTACAAGAAAGCTATCGTTGATTCAATTGTGATCCTGATTAGAGATATCCCAGATGCTAAAGAAGGTGGACTGCTTCACCTATGTGAATTCATTGAGGACTGTGAATTTACTTATCTTTCTACTCAG ATACTGCACTTTCTTGGAAATGAAGGACCTAAGACCTCTGACCCCAGTAAGTACATTCGATACATATATAATCGGGTGATACTTGAAAATGCAACAGTTCGGGCCAGTGCGGTGAGCACCTTAGCGAAGTTTGGTGCCTTGGTTGATTCATTAAAG CCTCGTATATTTGTGCTGTTGAAACGTTGTCTGTTTGACAGTGATGATGAG GTCCGTGACCGTGCAACACTTTACTTGAATACCCTTGGTGGTGATGGTGCAGTTGTTGAAACTGATGAAGAGGTGAAAGAATTCCTTTTTGGTTCACTCGATGTCCCTTTAACCAATCTGGAAACCAGTTTGAAGAATTAT GAGCCCTCAGAGGAGCCATTTGATATTCATTCTGTGCCTAAGGAAGTCAAATCTCAACCCTTGGCAGAGAAGAAAGCACCTGGTAAAAAGCCAACTGGTTTATCTGCTCCACCGGTGGCCCCCACTTCCACTGTTGATGCATATGAAAGATTACTCTCCTCTATTCCAGAATTTGCCAGCTATGGGAAGCTTTTCAAG TCATCTGCGCCAGTGGAGCTTACAGAAGCTGAAACAGAATATGCAGTTAATGTTGTCAAGCACGTTTTTGACAGTCATATCGTGTTCCAGTACAACTGCACCAACACTATTCCTGAACAATTGCTGTTGAAT GTCAGTGTTATAGTAGATGCTTCTGAAGCTGAGGAATTTTCTGAAGTAGCATCCAAACCTCTCAAGTCCCTTCCATATGATACCCCAGGGCAGACATTTGTGGCTTTTGAGAGACCGGAAGGAGTCCCTGCTGTTGGGAAATTCTCAAACACGTTAAGGTTCATTGTTAAAGAG GTGGATCCATCTACTGGTGAGGCTGAAGATGATGGTGTCGAAGACGAGTACCAGCTAGAAGACCTTGAGGTTGTTTCAGCAGATTATATGCTAAAAGTAGGAGTGTCCAACTTTAGGAATGCATGGGAGAGTTTGGGAGCAGATTGTGAAAAGGTAGATGAATATGGTCTCGGACCAATGGAAGGCCTAACTGAAGCTGTAAATGCAGTCATCAGCCTTCTTGGCATGCAACCTTGCGAG GGTACTGAGGTAGTCCCAAGCAATTCAAGATCACACACATGTTTATTATCTGGTTTATACATTGGCAATGTAAAGGTTCTAGTTCGGTTATCATTTGGAGTCGGTGGGCCAAAGGAGGTTGCTATGAAACTGGCTGTTAGGTCTGAAGATATATCTGTCAGCGATGCAATTCATGAAATTGTTGCAAGTGGCTAG
- the LOC129884489 gene encoding putative proline-rich receptor-like protein kinase PERK6 produces the protein MSSSSTGNSPSSNSSSSSSPPNNSNSQSPSSNNNSSSKKDNSSSSSGNNNNNNNNNSNSQSPPSNNNSSSGKDNSSFSSNNNNNNSNNNNSNNNNNSNSQSPPSNNDSSSEKDNNSSSNDNNNNNSNNNDNDNNNSNNNNNNNNNSDNKSRPPPKSSNSSNGGSSPPPPPPPPPSHFSPNSRPLAPPKPQSAKSDGKDNKTALRIGVAAGAGLLFLVMLVFLISCCKRKKKRKHDQMGYYRDNSHGAMNNHYYNNTRQHTNNWQNNNKLQSTDQFHKMPLPPGSGQVSSEHSWPIAPPPPPPMMSSIEMSSAAFSGPHQPAQPPPHPAMALGYNQSSFSYDDLAVATGGFTKDKLLGQGGFGYVHKGVLPNGKEIAVKSLKSNSGQGEREFQAEVEIISRVHHRHLVSLVGYCIAGSQRMLVYEFVANSTLEDHLHGPGRPPMDFNTRHKIALGAAKGFAYLHEDCHPKIIHRDIKAANILLDENFEAKVADFGLAKLSSDNHTHVSTRIMGTFGYLAPEYASSGKLTEKSDVYSYGVMLLELITGRRPIDMEGDDDTLVEWARPILIRATEGGNYDELIDPRLEGNFDAQQMLCMVACAAATTRHSAKRRPKMSQVVRALEDDVTLDDLNEGGKLGHSATISSGGSSEQDGGSYDLKKFRKSSMSSQEYSSSENGESREFRQNKK, from the exons atgtcTTCGTCATCGACTGGGAACTCTCCATCATCAAATTCATCCTCATCATCATCTCCACCAAATAATTCTAACTCCCAATCTCCTTCTTCAAACAATAATTCATCATCTAAAAAAGATAATAGCTCTTCTTCTAgtggtaataataataacaacaataacaataattcaAACTCTCAATCTCCCCCTTCTAACAACAATTCATCGTCTGGAAAAGATAATAGCTCCTTTTCTtcaaataataacaacaacaacagtaacaataataatagcaataacaataataattcaaaCTCTCAATCTCCTCCTTCTAACAATGATTCGTCATCTGAAAAAGATAACAACTCTTCTTCAAatgacaacaataacaacaatagtaacaacaacgataatgacaacaacaatagcaataataataataataataacaacaactcTGATAACAAGTCACGTCCTCCAccaaaatcatcaaactcatcaaaTGGAGGATCATCGCCTCCTCCGCCGCCACCACCTCCACCATCACATTTTTCTCCGAATTCTAGACCTCTCGCCCCTCCAAAGCCTCAATCAGCAAAGTCAGATGGTAAGGATAACAAAACAGCACTCAGGATAGGAGTCGCAGCTGGAGCGGGATTATTATTTCTTGTCATGTTAGTTTTCCTCATCTCTTGTTGTAAGcggaaaaagaaaaggaagcatGATCAAATGGGCTACTACCGAGACAATTCTCATGGAGCCATGA ATaatcattattataataatactcGACAACATACGAACAATTGGCAGAATAACAACAAACTTCAATCAACTGACCAATTTCATAAGATGCCTCTTCCTCCAG GTAGTGGTCAAGTAAGTTCAGAGCATAGTTGGCCAATagcaccaccaccaccaccaccaatgATGAGTAGCATTGAAATGAGCTCGGCGGCTTTCTCTGGTCCACATCAACCAGCTCAACCACCTCCACATCCAGCAATGGCTCTTGGTTATAATCAAAGTAGTTTCAGTTATGATGACTTAGCAGTTGCAACTGGAGGATTTACTAAAGACAAACTTTTGGGACAAGGTGGTTTTGGATATGTACATAAAGGAGTGTTGCCTAATGGTAAAGAAATTGCTGTGAAAAGTTTGAAATCTAATAGTGGACAAGGAGAAAGAGAGTTTCAAGCAGAAGTTGAAATTATAAGTCGTGTACATCATCGACATCTTGTATCTTTGGTTGGGTATTGCATTGCTGGATCTCAAAGGATGTTGGTGTATGAATTTGTTGCTAACAGCACTCTTGAAGATCACCTTCatg GACCTGGTCGTCCTCCTATGGATTTCAATACAAGACACAAAATTGCATTAGGAGCTGCGAAAGGTTTTGCTTATCTTCATGAAGATT GTCATCCTAAAATCATCCATAGAGATATCAAAGCTGCAAATATCCTATTGGACGAAAATTTTGAAGCAAAG GTGGCTGATTTTGGACTAGCTAAGCTCTCATCTGACAACCATACTCATGTGTCCACACGTATCATGGGGACTTTTGG GTACTTAGCACCAGAGTATGCTTCAAGCGGAAAGCTAACTGAAAAGTCTGATGTCTATTCGTATGGAGTTATGCTTTTGGAACTTATAACTGGACGTCGTCCGATTGACATGGAGGGTGACGATGATACTTTAGTTGAATGG GCAAGACCTATTCTTATTCGTGCGACAGAAGGTGGAAATTATGATGAATTAATAGATCCACGCTTAGAGGGAAACTTTGATGCCCAACAAATGTTATGTATGGTGGCATGTGCTGCTGCAACAACCAGGCATTCTGCAAAAAGACGTCCAAAAATGAGTCAG GTTGTACGTGCTTTAGAAGATGATGTTACATTGGACGATTTAAATGAAGGAGGAAAATTGGGTCATAGTGCAACTATCAGTTCTGGTGGAAGCTCTGAACAAGATGGAGGTTCATATGACTtaaagaaatttagaaaatcCAGTATGTCGAGTCAAGAATACTCAAGCAGTGAGAACGGTGAATCTCGTGAATTTCGTCAGAATAAGAAGTGA